From the Vicia villosa cultivar HV-30 ecotype Madison, WI unplaced genomic scaffold, Vvil1.0 ctg.000756F_1_1, whole genome shotgun sequence genome, one window contains:
- the LOC131630972 gene encoding uncharacterized protein LOC131630972 yields MLPHSYTLDSVSKSQELLSTIQSATSPSQITSLCTSIETFLHSHSPDQSRHFFSLAFPTLICNIFGFENPRAASTSPSPSSNGWISNPELDKTLFSLLSPSGTLATAISAVDRLSLVKYLFPAERLPHWSRSLSDKHNLSDLCPSIFTSSSSSSQIQLNVFQYFFFWFAYYPVSKANSINSDQVSVKTTPGKFRLENWKSSIPGFSASKQNISNKKPYYDLYTRLLYAYLRANVPTSDLTSHQPYRSSILHYGSSHDATVADRAEFVVNTLIHFWLVDNDFSPFPVSVCKALGVSFPFGEMPPTPGLSKVVKLFVRYLGLSTVTAFRENGDSGSSYSPSVRWRTVEVSKNKDLGYACWNQCLQRPLYRFLLRTLLFSPMAVSVKNVSEVFSIWIRYLEPWNIKGGKFKKLDEMNGEKVENSVPENGGGGFTSHWQDYVLSNYLYYTSLVMHFIGFAHRFLHSDVEIVVQMVLKVLDTLTSSKELIDLLKNMDTLFHSKQTGLGKPMLNNLYRYVPIIREQLQDWEDGLCETDVDGSFLHDNWNKDLRLFADGEDGGQQLLQLFILRAEAELQAISGGNVTRSLKCIDSLKEKLGCLFDGRAIEPSSISPERIQHQQSRDEIFKPRRSGNRMYTDIKYKGDWMRRPISSDEIAWLAKVLVWLSDWLNENLGLNQSEISLRLNETNNSKSSSTCSYVEVSTDVTHISGPSEVLKAFLCTICSWFLFVGAACLGFMRKNGLRVNLRILASKKVVMVFVLYAVFNLLKKLF; encoded by the exons ATGCTCCCTCACTCCTACACCCTAGATTCCGTTTCCAAATCCCAGGAACTCTTATCCACCATCCAATCCGCCACCTCACCTTCCCAAATAACCTCCCTCTGCACCTCCATTGAAACCTTCCTACACTCTCACTCACCCGATCAATCCCGTCACTTCTTCTCCCTCGCTTTCCCAACCCTAATCTGCAACATCTTCGGCTTCGAAAACCCTCGCGCCGCTTCAACTTCACCTTCACCTTCATCCAACGGTTGGATCAGCAACCCCGAACTCGACAAAACCCTATTCTCTCTCCTCTCCCCTTCCGGCACACTCGCCACCGCCATCTCCGCCGTCGACCGTCTCTCCCTTGTCAAATACCTCTTCCCCGCCGAACGTCTACCTCACTGGTCCCGCTCCCTCTCCGATAAACACAATCTCTCCGATCTTTGTCCTTCAATCTTCACCTCTTCATCCTCCTCCTCGCAAATTCAACTCAATGTCTTTCAATACTTCTTTTTCTGGTTCGCTTATTACCCTGTCTCTAAGGCTAATTCGATTAACTCCGATCAAGTTTCCGTCAAGACAACCCCCGGAAAATTCAGGTTGGAAAACTGGAAATCTTCCATCCCTGGTTTCTCAGCCTCCAAACAGAACATCTCTAACAAAAAACCCTACTACGACCTCTACACGCGTCTTCTCTACGCGTATCTCCGTGCAAATGTTCCTACCTCCGATTTAACCTCTCACCAACCCTATCGGAGCTCCATTCTCCATTACGGTTCCAGTCATGACGCAACTGTTGCGGATAGAGCCGAGTTTGTTGTCAACACGCTGATTCATTTCTGGCTTGTTGACAACGATTTCTCGCCGTTCCCTGTCAGTGTTTGTAAAGCTCTTGGAGTTAGTTTTCCGTTTGGAGAAATGCCTCCGACGCCGGGTTTAAGTAAAGTTGTTAAGTTGTTTGTGAGGTATTTGGGTTTGAGTACTGTAACTGCGTTTcgtgagaatggagattctggtTCTAGTTATAGTCCTAGTGTTAGGTGGAGGACTGTGGAGGTTTCTAAGAACAAGGATTTGGGTTATGCCTGTTGGAACCAATGTTTGCAGAGGCCTTTGTATAGGTTTTTGTTGAGGACATTGTTGTTTAGTCCTATGGCTGTTTCGGTTAAGAATGTTTCGGAAGTGTTTTCTATTTGGATTCGATACTTGGAGCCTTGGAATATTAAGGGGGGTAAATTTAAAAAGCTGGATGAAATGAATGGTGAGAAAGTGGAAAATTCTGTGCCTGAAAATGGAGGTGGTGGGTTTACATCGCATTGGCAGGATTATGTTCTATCTAATTATCTGTACTATACTTCCTTGGTTATGCATTTTATTGGATTTGCTCACAGGTTTCTTCATAGTGATGTTGAAATTGTAGTCCAGATGGTCCTCAAG GTGTTAGACACATTGACATCATCCAAAGAGCTCATTGACCTCTTGAAGAATATGGATACCCTTTTCCATTCCAAACAGACTGGCTTGGGCAAACCAATGTTGAATAACTTGTACAGATATGTTCCTATCATCCGTGAACAGCTGCAG GACTGGGAGGATGGTTTATGTGAGACTGATGTTGATGGTTCATTCTTGCATGATAATTGGAACAAAGATTTGCGATTATTTGCTGATGGGGAAGATGGTGGACAACAGCTCCTTCAG TTGTTTATTTTACGCGCAGAAGCTGAGTTACAAGCTATATCCGGTGGTAATGTTACACGCAGCCTAAAATGCATAGACTCATTGAAGGAAAAACTAGGGTGTTTATTTGATGGGAGAGCTATAGAGCCATCTTCAATCTCTCCCGAGCGAATTCAGCATCAACAATCCCGTGATGAGATATTCAAGCCTAGAAGGTCTGGCAATCGCATGTATACAGATATTAAATACAAAGGTGACTGGATGAGGCGTCCCATATCCAGCGATGAGATTGCATGGCTTGCAAAAGTGCTTGTCTGGTTGTCTGATTGGTTGAATGAGAATCTTGGATTAAACCAATCAGAGATCAGTCTTAGATTAAATGAAACAAACAACAGTAAGTCAAGCTCCACGTGTTCCTATGTGGAAGTATCAACCGATGTTACCCATATATCCGGTCCTTCAGAGGTCCTGAAGGCTTTTCTCTGCACAATCTGTTCTTGGTTTCTCTTTGTTGGTGCTGCTTGTCTGGGTTTCATGCGAAAAAATGGTTTGAGGGTGAATTTAAGGATTCTAGCCTCTAAGAAAGTTGTAATGGTTTTTGTTTTATATGCTGTTTTCAACTTACTCAAGAAATTATTTTGA